A region of Carassius auratus strain Wakin chromosome 41, ASM336829v1, whole genome shotgun sequence DNA encodes the following proteins:
- the kcns2 gene encoding potassium voltage-gated channel subfamily S member 2, which produces MSVQSACAPEEGAIRINVGGFRRRLLSKRLSRFPETRLARLLRCRSKESILELCDDYDDSENEFYFDRNPALFPYVLHFYNTGRLHVMDELCIFSFSQEIEYWGIDELFLDSCCSGSYHCRMMEPEETDWDDKSEERSTTSSFDEILEFYNDAGKFDKQLLGSVRRRIWLMLDNPGYSIPSRLISIFSILVLLVSIATMCMNSMSEFTQLDADGKPREDPRFEVVEHFGIGWFTFELLSRFAVAPDLLHFFKHPLNLIDLVSILPFYLTLVINLVAESSPALANLGRVAQVLRLMRVFRILKLARHSTGLRSLGATLKNSYKEIGLLLLYLAVGVSFFSVMAYTVEKEDNEGLNTIPACWWWATVSMTTVGYGDVVPGSVVGKLTASACILAGILVVVLPITLIFNKFSLFYKRQKQLETVMRSCNFDGGIKEAPSVNLRNYYAHKVKTLMASLSNMSRSSPSDHSLNMSLH; this is translated from the coding sequence ATGAGCGTGCAGAGCGCCTGCGCGCCGGAGGAGGGCGCTATACGCATCAATGTGGGAGGCTTCCGGCGGCGACTGCTGTCCAAGCGACTCTCTCGCTTCCCCGAGACCAGACTCGCTCGCCTGCTAAGGTGTCGGTCCAAAGAGTCCATCCTCGAACTGTGCGACGACTACGACGACTCTGAAAATGAGTTCTACTTTGACCGCAATCCGGCGCTTTTCCCTTATGTGTTACACTTCTACAACACGGGGCGGCTACACGTCATGGATGAGCTCTGCATCTTTTCCTTCAGTCAGGAGATTGAGTACTGGGGCATTGACGAGCTATTCCTCGACTCGTGCTGCAGCGGCTCCTATCACTGCCGCATGATGGAACCCGAGGAGACCGACTGGGATGACAAGAGTGAAGAGAGGAGCACCACTTCATCTTTTGATGAGATCCTGGAGTTCTACAATGATGCCGGTAAATTTGACAAGCAGCTGCTCGGAAGCGTCCGGAGGAGAATCTGGTTGATGCTGGACAATCCTGGCTATTCCATCCCCAGCCGGCTCATCAGTATCTTCTCCATTCTGGTGTTGTTGGTCTCCATTGCCACCATGTGTATGAACAGCATGAGTGAGTTCACGCAGCTGGACGCTGATGGAAAGCCCCGTGAGGACCCTCGCTTCGAGGTCGTGGAGCATTTTGGAATTGGGTGGTTCACGTTTGAGCTGCTCTCCAGATTCGCTGTGGCACCAGACCTTCTGCATTTCTTCAAACACCCTCTGAACCTGATCGACCTGGTGTCCATCTTGCCTTTTTATCTGACCCTGGTCATTAACCTGGTGGCGGAGAGCAGCCCAGCACTGGCGAACCTGGGTCGAGTGGCTCAGGTGCTGAGATTGATGAGGGTCTTCCGCATCCTGAAGCTGGCGCGTCACTCCACAGGCCTGCGCTCGCTCGGAGCCACGCTCAAGAACAGCTACAAGGAGATCGGCCTGCTGCTGCTGTATTTGGCCGTGGGAGTGTCCTTCTTCTCCGTCATGGCCTACACCGTCGAGAAAGAGGACAACGAGGGATTGAACACCATCCCTGCCTGCTGGTGGTGGGCCACGGTCAGCATGACCACTGTGGGATACGGCGACGTTGTTCCTGGCTCCGTCGTGGGCAAATTGACGGCCTCAGCTTGCATACTCGCAGGAATATTGGTTGTCGTGCTTCCTATCACtttgatatttaataaattttctCTGTTTTACAAGAGACAGAAACAGCTGGAGACCGTCATGCGGAGCTGCAACTTCGACGGGGGAATAAAGGAGGCTCCGTCTGTGAATCTGAGGAATTACTATGCTCACAAAGTCAAAACACTGATGGCCAGTCTGTCCAACATGAGTCGCAGTTCACCCAGTGATCACAGTTTAAACATGTCTCTGCATTAG